The Synechococcus sp. RS9909 genomic interval GGCGCTGTCGCCCTCGGCGTCTATGCCCTCTGGCAGGACGACACCCAGAACGACGACGATGATTCCACCCCCGGCGGTGGACTGATGCAACCGGTGGCCTGATCGGTCATGGTGCGGCAGCAGCTTCAGTGAGCGCGAAGGTTTCGGGCTGGCGCCCTATCGCTGAACCGCCGACTTGAGATTGGCGGAGCCGGGCTTGTAGGCCCGGCCGCTGCTGGGGGCCGCCAGGGCTTTGATCAGGGTTGTTTCGGCAACGCGATACTGGCTGTCTTTGTTAGTGCCGAGGTCTTCCAGCTTGAGCGATTGGATTTCCTCCTCGCTCATCTCCACCTTCACATCCGGCTTGATGCCGTTTTTGTGAATGTCGGTGCCACTGGGCGTCAGATATTTGGCGATGGTCACCGTCATGCCGGACCCATCCGCCAGGCCGCGCACGGATTGCACCAGGCCTTTGCCGAAGGTTTTCTGGCCCACCAACTGGGCCCGGTGGTTGTCCTGCAGGGCACCGGAGAGGATCTCGCTGGCACTGGCGGAACCTTCATTCACCAGCACCACCACAGGACGCTGGGTCAAAGCACTGCCAGTGGCCCGCCGCACATCCTGAATGCCATCGCGGGTCTTGGTGCTGACGATTTTGCCCTCATCGAGCCACTGGCGGGCGATGTCCACGCTTGCTTCCAGCAAGCCGCCGGGATTGCTGCGCAGATCGAGCACGTAGCCATCCACGCCTTGCTCCTCCAGGCTGCGGATTGCCGCCCGCATCTCCTTGGCAGCGTTGGCATTGAATTGCTTGAGGCGGATGTACCCCACCTTCCGACCGTTGGGGGCGTTGTTGATCTGGCTGCTCACCGAGTGGATTTCGATGCGGGCCCGCACGAGGGGCACCTGCAGCACCTGGCCCTTGCGACGCAGGCCGAGGGTCACCTGGGTCCCTTCCTTGCCGCGGATCAATTTCACCGCGTCTTCGGTGGTCATCCCCTTGGTGGAGGAGCCATCGATCGACACGATCACGTCCTTCGGCTGCACCCCGGCGCGTGAGGCCGGGGTGCCTTCGATCGGCGACACCACCACGATGTCTTTGGTTTCCTTGTCGAGTGAGATCTGAATGCCCACCCCGGTGAGTTCACCGGAGGTGTCGATCTGCATCTCCTTGAATTCCTTCGGATCCAGGAAGCGGGTGTAGGGATCATCGAGGCTGGCGAGCATGCCCCGGATCGCTTCATAGGACTCTTCCGTGCCGTTGTAAGGCTTGGCGAGCAGGTTGCGGCGCAGGCTCTGCCAACGCTCCGGGTTGTATTCGCCGGTGGAGTCGAGGTAGTCGCGATAGACGATCTGCCAGACCTGATCGATCACCTCCTTCGGGCTGTCGGTGATCGCCGAGGACGTGCTGCTCGGGAGCCCCAGGCCGGGCGAGGCCACCGCCACGGCCGCTGAAACGCCGCCCACTCCCAGAAGCACCATCCAGGTGCTGCGGCGATCACGCAGGGAACGGCGGTGCTGGGAGGAGGGCATGGAAAACGTCCCGTCAGGACTGATCCTTCACCCTAACGAGTTCAGGCGGGTTCCACCCAGCGACCGTCGTCTTTGATCAGCTGAATCAGGGCCTCCACCCCTTCGGATTCCGGCACCTTGCGGATCTCGTCCCGTCCGCGATAGAGGGAGATCACCCCGGGGGTCTTGCCCACGTAACCGTAGTCAGCATCGGCCATCTCACCCGGTCCGTTGACGATGCAGCCCATCACGGCGATGTCGAGTCCGGTGAGGTGGGAGGTGGCGGACCGCACCTGATGCAGCACCTCCTCGAGATTAAACAAAGTGCGACCGCAGCTCGGGCAGGCCACGTATTCGACCATCGTCTTGCGCAGCCCCAGGGCCTGGAGGATGGAGAAGCAGACGGGAATCTCCTTCTCCGGTGCTTCGGTGAGGGAGACGCGGATCGTGTCGCCCAGGCCCTCCGCCAGCAGGGTGGCGATCCCGGCGGTGCTTTTGATTCGGCCGTAGTCACCATCGCCCGCCTCGGTGACGCCGAGATGGAGGGGGTAGCGGAACCCCTCCGCATCCATGGTGTCGGCCATCAGCCGGTAAGCCGCCAGCATCACCGGCGCCCGCGAGGCTTTCATCGAAATCACGATGTTGTGGAAGTCGAGCGCATCGCAGAGCCGCACGAATTCCATCGCCGACTCCACCATCCCTTTCGGGGTGTCGCCATAGGTGAACAGCATCCGTTCGGCGAGGGAGCCGTGGTTCACGCCGATGCGCAGGGCCTTGTTCTGCGCTTTGAGCACTTCAACCAGCGGGGCGAAGTCATCGCGGATGCGCGCGCCGATCGCATCGAACTCCGCCTGCGTGAACTCCTGACGGCTGGGGTCGGGCTTGTCGAACACAAACAGCCCGGGGTTGATCCGCACCTTGTCGACGTGGTTCGCCACTTCCAGGGCGATACGAATGCCGTTGTGGTGCACATCCGCCACCAGGGGCACCCCACAGCCCTGGCTGCGCAGCGCCGCGCGGATCTCCTTCATCGCCTTGGCATGCGCCATCGAGGGGGTGGTGACCCGCACGATCTCGCAGCCCGCATCGGCCAGGCGACGAATGCCGGCCACAGCCGCCTCGATGTCGAGCGTGTCCTCGTTGATCATCGATTGCACCACCACCGGGTGCTCACTGCCGATCGGCACATCGCCCACCATCACGGTGCGGGTGACGCGGCGATGGATCTGGGTGTCGTACCGACGGGACGAGCCGACAGAAGAGGTGGCGGTCAAGGGGATGGAGCGCCGAAAGCGGACTCACCCTGACACAGACGCTCCCTGATCTGACGTAGATCCGAGCGGGTCAGGTCGAGCGGTCGTCCGGGCTGCGTCGAGGGATTGCGCAGCAGATAGGAGGGATGGAACAGGGGCATCCAGGCCCGCCCATCCCGCTCGATCCACTGGCCACGCAGACCCGTGATCGGCCCGCGTTCCTCCAGCACCGCCGCCAATGCCGTGGACCCCAGCAACGCCACCACGGCCGGATTGACCAAGGCGATCTGTTGCTCCAACCAGGGGCGACAGGCGGCGAGCTCCTGGCGTTTCGGTTTGCGGTTGCCGGGTGGCCGGCACTTCACGGCATTGCAGATGTACAGGTCATGGTCCGGGTTGAAGCCCGTCTCGCGCAGCAATTGATCGAGCAGGCGTCCGGAGCGCCCCACGAAGGGGCGCCCCTCCGCATCTTCTGACGCGCCCGGCGCTTCGCCGATCAACATCAGCGGTGCCGCAGCCGAACCACGGCTGATCACCACCTGGCGGCGACTGCCGGCCAGGTCACAGGCCTGGCATTGGCGGCAGGCCGTGGCGAGCGTGGTGTCGTTGGTGGTGTCGTCGTTGCTGTGTGCCTTGGTGGCGGACGCGGCTGTGCTCAGGAGGAGCAGCCGATTCCCCTCCGGATCCGCCAGCCAGCATTCGGCACCGAAGGGCTCCTGCCGAGCCGGTTCAACCACCGTGGCGCCGAGTTGGCGCGCGGCATCCACCATGGCGTGGAGTGGCTCCAGCGGGTCTCCTGCCCTGCCGCCCACCTGGTGCTGCAGACAAGGCGCCAGAGCCTGAGCGGCAGCCGGCATGGCGCGTGTGCGGGACGGGCGATAGAGCTGCAGAACCCCACCGCCAGGGAGGTCCACCAGCCAGTGCTGCGCCGCGACGCCTGGGCGAGGGGCCGTCTGAAACAGAGCGCCGTAAAAGCGGGCCAGGGCCTCGGGTTGCTGGGCGGCCAGGACCCAACTGAGGCTGGTGGTGGGGAGGGCCGTCATCGCAGCGCTGCGGGTGCTCCAGTCTGGTTGTCTGGAACACCAGATCAGGCAGGATGGATCATCCCTGCGCACCCGCTGGAGGAGTGCCGCGTTGATGTCAAGCCCGTCAGTTCTCTCCCATCGGGCTGTGGCCCTGAAGCCGTCACTGACGCTTGCGATCAGCGCCCGTGCTCAGGCTTTGAAGGAGGCGGGCCGCGACATCTGCAGCCTCAGCGCCGGTGAACCGGATTTCGACACGCCCGAGTTCATTGTCGAAGCGACACTGAAGGCGCTCCGCGATGGAATCACCCGCTATGGCCCCGCCGCCGGCGATCCCCAGTTACGCGACGCGATCGCCGGCAAACTCAGCAACGAGAACCGGGTGCCCACCGACGCCGCCCAGGTGCTCGTCACCAATGGCGGCAAGCAGGCGATTTACAACCTCTTCCAGGTGCTGCTCAATCCGGGCGATCAGGTGCTCATCCCGGCGCCCTACTGGTTGAGCTATCCCGAGATGGCTCGACTGGCGGGTGCGGAACCGGTGGTGGTGCCTTCGTCTGCTGCGACGGGGTTTCAGTTGGATCTGGAGGCACTCGAGGCGGTGCTCACCCCGCGCAGCCGGCTGCTCGTGCTCAACACACCGAGCAACCCCACCGGCCGGGTGATGCAGCGCACTGAGCTCGAGGTCCTGGCGGCATGGCTGCGCCGCCACCCCGATCTGCTCGTGATGTGCGACGAGATCTATGAGTTCCTGCTGGCCGAGGACGAAAGCCATCACAGCTTGGCGGCCCTGGCTCCCGATCTGGCAGAGCGCATCTTCATTGTCAATGGCTTCGCCAAAGGCTGGGCGATGACCGGCTGGCGCCTGGGCTATCTGGCCGGGCGCGTGGAGGTGATCAAGGCAGCGGCGGCGCTGCAGAGTCAGAGCACCAGCAATGTCTGCAGTTTTGCCCAGCGCGGAGCCCTGGCTGCCCTGGAGGGCTCACGCAGCTGCGTCAGTGCGATGGCGGCGAGTTACACCGAACGCCGTCAGCAGATGATTGCCGGTCTGCAGGCGATCGATGGGTTGACGCTGGTGCCGCCGCGAGGTGCCTTCTATGCCTTTCCCCAGCTTCCCGACGACACCATCGAGTCGGTGGAGTTCTGTCGTCTCGCCCTGGAAGAGGAGGGTCTGGCCTTGGTGCCCGGTGAACCGTTCGGGGATCGGCGTTGCGTCCGGCTGTCCTGCGCTGTGGCCCGTGAGACGATTGCGGATGGTCTTGAGCGCCTGCAGCGATTGCTCGATCGCCTCAGGAGCTGATGCCACACCTCACTGTTCACCACAACGCATTCCCCCACAACCCATGTCCGCCATGCCCGCACGAGAACGCAGGGCCGTCGTGTGCCTTGGCCTGCTGGTCAGCCTCGTCACGACGGCCCTTCCCACCTGGGCGCAGCAGGTGCTGCGCATCGGTGCCATCCCGGATCAGAACCCGGAGCGCCTCAATCGTCTGTACGGCGTCCTGGCGAAGCAGCTCAGCAGTGACCTGAAGGTTCCGGTCCGCTACGTCCCCGTCAGCAACTACCCCGCCGCCGTGACGGCTTTCCGCACCGGCAGCCTCGATCTGGTTTGGTTCGGTGGTCTCACCGGCGTTCAGGCCCGTCTGCAGACGCCCGGCGCCAAGGTGCTGGCCCAACGGGATATCGACGCCAAGTTCCGCAGCGTCTTCATCGCCAACACCGCCAGTGGCCTGAAGCCGATCAGCAGTCAGAAGCAACTCACCACCCTGCGCGGCAAGCGGTTCACTTTCGGTTCGGAAAGCTCCACTTCCGGCCGTCTGATGCCCCAATACTTCCTGCAGCAGGCTGGCGTGTTGCCCAGTCAGTTCGCCGGTGGTCGGCCTGGATTCAGCAAGAGTCACGACGCCACCATCGCGCTGGTGCAGAGCGGTTCCTACCAGGCCGGCGCCCTGAATGAACAGGTGTGGACGTCTGCTGTGAAAGAGGGCCGCGTCGATCCGAGCAAGGTGCGCGTGATCTGGAGAACACCCACCTATGTGGATTACCACTGGGTGGTGCGTCCGGGCCTGGATCAACGCTTCGGCAAGGGCTTCACCACCCGTCTGCAGAAGGCCCTGCTCAGCATCGATCGCACCACCGCCAACGGCAAAACGATCCTCGAACTGTTTGCCGCCGGGTCGTTCATCCCCGCCAAAGACAGTCAATACCAGTCGATCGAACAGGTGGGCCGGCAGCTGGGCAAGATCCGTTGAGCGCTGTGCTCGCCCTGGATCGGGTGTCCGTTGTCGGCCGTGATCTACCGCGTCTCGATGCGGTCTCCCTGGTGTTGCAGCAGGGAGAACGGGTCGCCCTGCTCGGTCCGAGTGGTGCCGGCAAAAGCACCCTGATCGCCGTGGCCAACGGCAGCCTGCGTCCCGATCGGGGCCAGGTGGTCTGGCCGTGGCAGGGACAGGGGCGGAGGCAACGGCGGGCGATCGGCACCCTCTGGCAGGACCTGCGCCTGGTGGAGGAGCTCTCGGTGCAGCAGAACGTCAACGCCGGCGCCCTCGGTCGCCGTTCGCTGGGCTGGGCCCTGCTCAATCTGCTGTTGCCTCTCGACACGGCCGCCTGCAGCCGCTGTCTGGAGTCGGCAGGGTTGGATCCTGGCTTGCTTGAGCAGCCCGTCTCCCGTCTCTCCGGGGGCCAGCGTCAGCGGGTGGCCATCGCCCGTCTGCTTCGTCAGGAACCGGAGTTGCTCCTGGCCGATGAGCCGCTGGCCAGCCTCGACCCCGCCCTGGTGGACGACATCCTCCAGCGCCTGCTGCACCAGAGCGCGGCCACGGTGCTGATCAGTCTCCATCGCCCCGATCTGGTCGATCGCTTCGATCGGGTCGTGGGTCTCCGCGCCGGATCGGTGTGTCTGGATGCGGCTCCAGCTGAGCTCAGCCCGGAGCAACTGGAGCGTTTGTATCGCCCATGAAACTGCATTGGCCGAGTGCGCCCCTGCTCTGTCTGCTACCGGCCCTGGCCCTCGTTCCGGTGCTGGTGGTGGTGGTGCCTGCCCTCCATGCCGGTGGCCTCGCCACCTGGGGGGCCTTCCTGCTGGGCGCTCTGAGGCCCAGCCTGGAGCCGGCGGTGCTCAACGCCGTGCTCCACGGCCTTCAGGTGACGCTCGCCACCGCCTTGCTGAGCTGGGCACTGAGTGTGCTGATCGGTGCGGTTCTGGCCCTGATCAGCGCCGATGTGCTCTGGCTCAGCCAGGGCGGCTCGCCCTGGCCTGGCCGGGCCTTGCGTGTTGTTCTGGCCCTGCCCCGTTCGATCCACGAGCTGATCTGGGGGGTGTTGTTGCTGCAGGTCTTCGGGCTTCACCCCTGGGTGGCCGTGCTCGCGATTGTGATTCCCTACAGCGCTCTGGTCGCGCGGGTCTGGCGTGATCAGCTCGACAGCCTCGATCGACGCCGTCTCATCGCCCTGCTCCAGGGCGGCGCCGGCGCCCCTGCCGCCCTGCTCACCGCGATGGCACCGGTGATGGCGCCGAGCCTGTTCAGCTACGGCGGCTATCGGCTCGAATGTGCGTTGCGCAGCGCCACCCTGCTGGGGGTGTTCGGCCTGGGTGGTCTGGGCACCGAACTGCAGCTGAGTCTTCAGTCGCTCCGATTTGAGGAGTTCTGGACCGCCCTCTGGCCCCTTGTGCTGGTGAGTGTGGCCCTGGAGCAACTGCTCCGTCTCTGGCGCCTGCGCCGCGGTGGTGCGGATCGTTTTGTTGAACAGCGCCAGCAACTCTGGTGTGTGGTGGGTCTGGTTGTCGCCGTCATCGGCGGCGCGCTCTGGATGCAGCAGCTGTTCCCGCCCCAGGAGGGCGCCCTGCCCTGGCAATGGCCGCCCCTGCCGGATCGGGCGGCCCTGATCGCCGCTGCCGGCGAGCTTCCCTGGCTCGCCCTGATGGGAGACACCCTGCTCCTCACCGTTCTGGCCGCCGGTTTGGCCATCGGCCTGCCGCCCCTGGGTCTGCTGCTCTGGCATCGCGGCGGTGGCACCACGCTGCAGAGCCTGATCTGGACCGCGTTGCGGCTGCTTCCCCCACCCTTGACCCTGCTCTTGTTGTTGCTCGCCAATCAACCGAGCCTGGCGCTCGCCGCCCTCGCCCTCGGGCTTCAGAACGCCGGGGTGCTCGGTCGGTTGCTGCTGGAGGGCCTGGAGCAGCAACCCGCTGAGCGGCGCATCGCGATCGAGGCCACCGCTGCGCCGCCGGCCGCCAGCTGGCTCTACGGATCCCTCAGCGGCCAGAGCCATGCCTACCTGGCCTACGCCGCCTACCGCAGTGATGTGATCCTCCGGGAGACGGTGGTGGTGGGCCTGGTGGGGGGCACGGGACTGGGCTGGGCCCTGATCGAAGCCCTGAGCTCATTCCATTGGGCTGCCATCGCCCTGCTGATTGCCGCATTCGCTGGGATCACCCTGGTGGGGGAGTGGCTCAGCGAGCGCCAACGGGCCCACTGGCTGGAGGGCTCCTCACCGCGGGGCCCCGAAGTCCTGCTGCAAAGTTGAGTTCATCTCTCAAAGCCCATCTCTCCCCGCTTCCCTGAACGTTCGCCCCTATGGAGGTCCGTCCCCGTCAACTGATCGTGATCGGCGATAGCGGTGTCTATGGCTGGGGCGATCGGGAGGGGGGCGGTTGGTGTGAGCGACTGCGCCGCGACTGGATGGGCAGTCCGCTCGCGCCGGTGCTCTATCCCCTCGGTGTGCGCGGCGATGGCCTGGAGAAGGTGGCGGAGCGCTGGCAACGGGAATGGGCCTGCCGGGGGGAATTGCGCCGTCAGCTGCCTGAAGGTGTGCTTCTGGCGGTGGGCCTCAATGACACCGCCCGGGTCGGGCGTGTCGATGGGCGCCCGCAGCTGTCGCTGGAGGCCTATCGCTTCGGCTGCGAACAGCTCCTGCGTGCCATCGCGCAGCGAACCGATGTGATGGTGCTGGGCTTGAGTGCCGTGGATGAGGCGGTGATGCCCTTTGCTGGTTGCCTCTGGTATGCCAACGACGCGGTGGCGGACTATGAAGCGGCTCTGGAGGAGGCCTGCCTGGAGGTGGATGTTCCTTTTCTGTCGGTTCACGCCGCCATGCGGACCGAACCGAGCTGGTTGCGCTGGCTGGAGCCCGATGGCATCCATCTCAACGCTGCGGGGCACCACTGGCTGCACCAGCGGTTGATGCACTGGCCGGCGTTGCAGCGTTGGGCAGGCTTCGTGCCGCTGCGTCAGGGCACCCCGCTCGCGCCCTGATCGCGCTCTGATGCATCCGATCGGGTGAGTGCCAATCCTCCCTTTCCTCCGATCGGCTGACTGCTAACCCCTCGCTCCGGGGAGGGCTGGGGTGTGGATTT includes:
- a CDS encoding S41 family peptidase, with the translated sequence MPSSQHRRSLRDRRSTWMVLLGVGGVSAAVAVASPGLGLPSSTSSAITDSPKEVIDQVWQIVYRDYLDSTGEYNPERWQSLRRNLLAKPYNGTEESYEAIRGMLASLDDPYTRFLDPKEFKEMQIDTSGELTGVGIQISLDKETKDIVVVSPIEGTPASRAGVQPKDVIVSIDGSSTKGMTTEDAVKLIRGKEGTQVTLGLRRKGQVLQVPLVRARIEIHSVSSQINNAPNGRKVGYIRLKQFNANAAKEMRAAIRSLEEQGVDGYVLDLRSNPGGLLEASVDIARQWLDEGKIVSTKTRDGIQDVRRATGSALTQRPVVVLVNEGSASASEILSGALQDNHRAQLVGQKTFGKGLVQSVRGLADGSGMTVTIAKYLTPSGTDIHKNGIKPDVKVEMSEEEIQSLKLEDLGTNKDSQYRVAETTLIKALAAPSSGRAYKPGSANLKSAVQR
- the ispG gene encoding (E)-4-hydroxy-3-methylbut-2-enyl-diphosphate synthase, whose translation is MTATSSVGSSRRYDTQIHRRVTRTVMVGDVPIGSEHPVVVQSMINEDTLDIEAAVAGIRRLADAGCEIVRVTTPSMAHAKAMKEIRAALRSQGCGVPLVADVHHNGIRIALEVANHVDKVRINPGLFVFDKPDPSRQEFTQAEFDAIGARIRDDFAPLVEVLKAQNKALRIGVNHGSLAERMLFTYGDTPKGMVESAMEFVRLCDALDFHNIVISMKASRAPVMLAAYRLMADTMDAEGFRYPLHLGVTEAGDGDYGRIKSTAGIATLLAEGLGDTIRVSLTEAPEKEIPVCFSILQALGLRKTMVEYVACPSCGRTLFNLEEVLHQVRSATSHLTGLDIAVMGCIVNGPGEMADADYGYVGKTPGVISLYRGRDEIRKVPESEGVEALIQLIKDDGRWVEPA
- a CDS encoding uracil-DNA glycosylase family protein yields the protein MTALPTTSLSWVLAAQQPEALARFYGALFQTAPRPGVAAQHWLVDLPGGGVLQLYRPSRTRAMPAAAQALAPCLQHQVGGRAGDPLEPLHAMVDAARQLGATVVEPARQEPFGAECWLADPEGNRLLLLSTAASATKAHSNDDTTNDTTLATACRQCQACDLAGSRRQVVISRGSAAAPLMLIGEAPGASEDAEGRPFVGRSGRLLDQLLRETGFNPDHDLYICNAVKCRPPGNRKPKRQELAACRPWLEQQIALVNPAVVALLGSTALAAVLEERGPITGLRGQWIERDGRAWMPLFHPSYLLRNPSTQPGRPLDLTRSDLRQIRERLCQGESAFGAPSP
- a CDS encoding pyridoxal phosphate-dependent aminotransferase, with the protein product MSSPSVLSHRAVALKPSLTLAISARAQALKEAGRDICSLSAGEPDFDTPEFIVEATLKALRDGITRYGPAAGDPQLRDAIAGKLSNENRVPTDAAQVLVTNGGKQAIYNLFQVLLNPGDQVLIPAPYWLSYPEMARLAGAEPVVVPSSAATGFQLDLEALEAVLTPRSRLLVLNTPSNPTGRVMQRTELEVLAAWLRRHPDLLVMCDEIYEFLLAEDESHHSLAALAPDLAERIFIVNGFAKGWAMTGWRLGYLAGRVEVIKAAAALQSQSTSNVCSFAQRGALAALEGSRSCVSAMAASYTERRQQMIAGLQAIDGLTLVPPRGAFYAFPQLPDDTIESVEFCRLALEEEGLALVPGEPFGDRRCVRLSCAVARETIADGLERLQRLLDRLRS
- a CDS encoding putative selenate ABC transporter substrate-binding protein, whose protein sequence is MPARERRAVVCLGLLVSLVTTALPTWAQQVLRIGAIPDQNPERLNRLYGVLAKQLSSDLKVPVRYVPVSNYPAAVTAFRTGSLDLVWFGGLTGVQARLQTPGAKVLAQRDIDAKFRSVFIANTASGLKPISSQKQLTTLRGKRFTFGSESSTSGRLMPQYFLQQAGVLPSQFAGGRPGFSKSHDATIALVQSGSYQAGALNEQVWTSAVKEGRVDPSKVRVIWRTPTYVDYHWVVRPGLDQRFGKGFTTRLQKALLSIDRTTANGKTILELFAAGSFIPAKDSQYQSIEQVGRQLGKIR
- a CDS encoding ATP-binding cassette domain-containing protein, which gives rise to MSAVLALDRVSVVGRDLPRLDAVSLVLQQGERVALLGPSGAGKSTLIAVANGSLRPDRGQVVWPWQGQGRRQRRAIGTLWQDLRLVEELSVQQNVNAGALGRRSLGWALLNLLLPLDTAACSRCLESAGLDPGLLEQPVSRLSGGQRQRVAIARLLRQEPELLLADEPLASLDPALVDDILQRLLHQSAATVLISLHRPDLVDRFDRVVGLRAGSVCLDAAPAELSPEQLERLYRP
- a CDS encoding ABC transporter permease, whose product is MKLHWPSAPLLCLLPALALVPVLVVVVPALHAGGLATWGAFLLGALRPSLEPAVLNAVLHGLQVTLATALLSWALSVLIGAVLALISADVLWLSQGGSPWPGRALRVVLALPRSIHELIWGVLLLQVFGLHPWVAVLAIVIPYSALVARVWRDQLDSLDRRRLIALLQGGAGAPAALLTAMAPVMAPSLFSYGGYRLECALRSATLLGVFGLGGLGTELQLSLQSLRFEEFWTALWPLVLVSVALEQLLRLWRLRRGGADRFVEQRQQLWCVVGLVVAVIGGALWMQQLFPPQEGALPWQWPPLPDRAALIAAAGELPWLALMGDTLLLTVLAAGLAIGLPPLGLLLWHRGGGTTLQSLIWTALRLLPPPLTLLLLLLANQPSLALAALALGLQNAGVLGRLLLEGLEQQPAERRIAIEATAAPPAASWLYGSLSGQSHAYLAYAAYRSDVILRETVVVGLVGGTGLGWALIEALSSFHWAAIALLIAAFAGITLVGEWLSERQRAHWLEGSSPRGPEVLLQS
- a CDS encoding GDSL-type esterase/lipase family protein, with product MEVRPRQLIVIGDSGVYGWGDREGGGWCERLRRDWMGSPLAPVLYPLGVRGDGLEKVAERWQREWACRGELRRQLPEGVLLAVGLNDTARVGRVDGRPQLSLEAYRFGCEQLLRAIAQRTDVMVLGLSAVDEAVMPFAGCLWYANDAVADYEAALEEACLEVDVPFLSVHAAMRTEPSWLRWLEPDGIHLNAAGHHWLHQRLMHWPALQRWAGFVPLRQGTPLAP